The Pseudomonas parafulva genome window below encodes:
- a CDS encoding SfnB family sulfur acquisition oxidoreductase has translation MSSQANSQSNHETDSMPRLLPAAILRDDAQALQAARELADTARTQAAQRDQQRQLPWAEIEQFTRSGLGSISVPKAFGGPGVSFVTLAEVFRLISAADPALGQIPQNQFGLLQLLRDTATPAQQARLYRSVLDGWRIGNAGPERNTQNTLTLKARLTRDGSGYRLSGEKFYSTGALFAHWVSVKALDDEGRQRLAFVRRGSPGLRIVDDWSGFGQRTTASGTVLLEHVAVEADLVIDNWRQSERPNIQGAASQLIQAAIDAGIAEAAIDDAIDFVRHKSRPWIDAKVERASDDLYVIADIGRLKLDLHAAEALLRKAAQVLDEVDAGPVDAAAAARASIAVAEAKVLTTEIALLASEKLLELAGSRSTLAEFNLDRHWRNARVHTLHDPVRWKYHAVGAYYLNGTLPARHSWI, from the coding sequence ATGTCCAGCCAAGCCAACAGTCAATCGAACCACGAGACCGACAGCATGCCGCGGCTGCTGCCGGCGGCGATCCTGCGCGACGACGCCCAGGCGCTGCAGGCCGCCCGCGAACTGGCCGACACCGCCAGGACTCAGGCCGCGCAGCGCGATCAGCAGCGTCAGTTGCCGTGGGCCGAAATCGAACAGTTCACCCGCTCGGGCCTGGGCAGCATCAGCGTGCCCAAAGCGTTCGGTGGCCCCGGCGTATCCTTTGTCACCCTCGCCGAAGTGTTCCGCCTGATCAGCGCCGCCGACCCGGCCCTGGGACAGATTCCGCAGAACCAGTTCGGTCTGCTGCAGTTGCTGCGCGACACCGCCACCCCGGCGCAGCAGGCCCGCCTCTACCGCTCGGTGCTGGACGGCTGGCGCATCGGCAATGCCGGGCCCGAGCGCAACACCCAAAACACCCTCACCCTCAAGGCACGCCTGACCCGCGACGGTAGCGGCTATCGCCTCAGCGGCGAAAAGTTCTACTCCACTGGCGCCTTGTTCGCCCATTGGGTGTCGGTCAAGGCGCTGGACGACGAAGGCCGCCAGCGCCTGGCCTTCGTGCGCCGCGGCAGCCCCGGCCTGCGCATCGTCGACGACTGGTCCGGCTTTGGCCAGCGCACCACCGCCAGCGGCACGGTGCTGCTGGAGCATGTCGCGGTGGAGGCGGACCTGGTGATCGACAACTGGCGCCAGAGCGAGCGCCCGAACATCCAGGGCGCCGCCTCGCAGTTGATCCAGGCCGCCATCGACGCCGGCATTGCCGAAGCGGCCATCGACGACGCCATCGACTTCGTGCGCCACAAGTCGCGGCCCTGGATCGACGCCAAGGTCGAGCGCGCCAGCGATGACCTCTACGTGATCGCCGACATCGGCCGTCTCAAGCTCGACCTGCACGCCGCCGAGGCGCTGTTGCGCAAGGCCGCACAGGTGCTGGACGAGGTCGATGCCGGGCCGGTGGATGCCGCCGCCGCGGCCCGTGCCTCCATCGCCGTGGCCGAAGCCAAGGTGTTGACCACCGAGATCGCGCTGCTGGCCAGCGAGAAGCTGCTGGAACTGGCTGGCAGCCGCTCCACCCTGGCCGAGTTCAACCTCGACCGCCACTGGCGCAACGCGCGGGTGCATACCCTGCACGACCCAGTGCGCTGGAAGTATCACGCGGTCGGCGCCTACTACCTCAACGGCACGCTGCCTGCGCGGCATTCCTGGATCTGA
- a CDS encoding SfnB family sulfur acquisition oxidoreductase, whose product MTTSLITSDAQALAVAEDLARHLQGGSALRDRERRLPHAELELFTRSGLWAISVPKAYGGAQVSNVTLAKVIARIAQADSSLGQIPQNHFYALEVLRVNGSAAQQQRLYAEVLGGRRFGNALAELGTRTAHDRTTRLTRDGDGYRIDGRKFYATGALYAQRIPTSVIDDDGVQQLAFVPADSPGVQVIDDWSGFGQRTTGSGSVLFENVRVEAQDIVPFQSAFERPTPVGPLAQILHAAIDTGIARAAVEDALAFVRQHSRPWIDSGVDQASADPLTLHAFGRLNIRLHAAEALLERAGETLDRAQRDANADSVAAASIAVAEARAISTEISLAAGSTLFELAGSRATLAEHNLDRHWRNARVHTLHDPVRWKYHAIGNYYLNRENPPLRGTI is encoded by the coding sequence ATGACGACATCCCTGATCACCAGCGACGCCCAGGCCCTGGCCGTCGCCGAAGACCTCGCCCGCCACCTGCAAGGCGGCAGCGCCCTGCGCGACCGCGAACGGCGCCTGCCCCACGCCGAGCTGGAACTGTTCACCCGCTCCGGCCTGTGGGCCATCAGCGTGCCCAAGGCCTACGGCGGCGCGCAGGTGTCCAACGTCACCCTGGCCAAGGTCATCGCCCGCATCGCCCAGGCCGACAGCTCGCTCGGGCAGATTCCGCAGAATCACTTCTATGCCCTCGAAGTGCTGCGGGTGAACGGCAGCGCTGCGCAGCAGCAGCGCCTCTACGCCGAGGTGCTCGGCGGGCGACGCTTCGGCAACGCCCTGGCCGAACTCGGCACGCGCACCGCCCACGACCGCACCACGCGCCTGACCCGCGACGGCGACGGCTACCGCATCGACGGGCGCAAGTTCTACGCCACCGGGGCGCTCTACGCCCAGCGCATCCCCACCTCGGTGATCGACGACGACGGCGTGCAGCAACTGGCGTTCGTCCCCGCCGACAGCCCCGGCGTGCAGGTGATCGACGACTGGAGCGGCTTCGGCCAGCGCACCACCGGCAGCGGTTCGGTACTGTTCGAGAACGTGCGCGTCGAGGCCCAGGACATCGTGCCGTTCCAGTCCGCCTTCGAACGGCCGACCCCGGTGGGACCGTTGGCGCAGATCCTCCACGCCGCCATCGACACCGGCATCGCCCGCGCCGCAGTCGAAGACGCCCTGGCCTTCGTCCGTCAGCACAGCCGCCCATGGATCGACTCCGGCGTCGATCAGGCCTCGGCCGACCCGCTCACCCTGCATGCTTTCGGCCGCCTGAACATTCGCCTGCATGCCGCCGAAGCCCTGCTGGAACGGGCCGGCGAAACCCTCGACCGGGCCCAGCGTGACGCCAATGCCGACTCGGTGGCCGCCGCCTCCATTGCGGTCGCCGAGGCGCGGGCGATCAGCACCGAGATTTCCCTGGCGGCCGGCAGCACCCTGTTCGAGCTGGCCGGCAGCCGCGCCACCCTGGCCGAGCACAACCTCGACCGCCACTGGCGCAACGCGCGGGTGCACACCCTGCACGATCCGGTGCGCTGGAAGTACCACGCCATCGGCAACTACTACCTGAACCGCGAAAACCCGCCGTTGCGAGGGACGATCTGA
- the tcyN gene encoding L-cystine ABC transporter ATP-binding protein TcyN: MIVVEGLTKQFKGQTVLKGIDLNVAAGEVIAIIGPSGSGKTTFLRCLNLLETPDAGRIRIGDIDIDAARPLSAQQSAIRRLRQQAGFVFQSFNLFPHRTALENVIEGPVIVKKTPREQAVALGRQLLAKVGLAGKEDAYPRRLSGGQQQRVAIARALAMEPQVILFDEPTSALDPELVGEVLATIRGLAEEKRTLIIVTHEMSFARDVANRVVFFDQGVIVEQGEAKALFANPQHERTRQFLRKFLGTAAAQD; encoded by the coding sequence ATGATCGTCGTAGAGGGCCTGACCAAGCAGTTCAAGGGCCAGACCGTGCTCAAGGGCATCGACCTGAACGTCGCCGCCGGTGAAGTCATCGCCATCATCGGCCCCAGCGGCTCGGGCAAGACCACCTTCCTGCGCTGCCTGAACCTGTTGGAGACGCCCGATGCGGGGCGAATTCGCATCGGCGACATCGACATCGATGCCGCACGCCCGCTCAGCGCTCAGCAAAGCGCCATTCGGCGTCTGCGCCAGCAGGCCGGGTTCGTGTTCCAGAGCTTCAACCTGTTTCCCCACCGTACCGCCCTGGAGAACGTCATCGAAGGGCCGGTGATCGTCAAGAAGACCCCGCGCGAGCAGGCCGTGGCCTTGGGTCGTCAACTGCTGGCCAAGGTCGGCCTGGCCGGCAAGGAAGACGCCTACCCACGGCGCCTGTCCGGCGGTCAGCAGCAGCGAGTGGCCATCGCCCGCGCCCTGGCCATGGAGCCGCAGGTGATCCTGTTCGACGAGCCCACCTCGGCCCTCGACCCGGAACTGGTGGGCGAGGTGCTGGCCACCATCCGCGGCCTGGCGGAGGAAAAGCGCACCCTGATCATCGTCACCCACGAAATGAGCTTCGCCCGCGACGTGGCCAACCGCGTGGTGTTCTTCGACCAGGGGGTGATCGTCGAGCAGGGCGAGGCCAAGGCGCTGTTCGCCAACCCGCAGCACGAGCGCACCCGCCAGTTCCTGCGCAAGTTCCTCGGCACCGCCGCTGCGCAAGACTGA
- the epsC gene encoding serine O-acetyltransferase EpsC — protein sequence MSEHPSTGHWQLPTIVSELRQARDQWRSRNGRCSNKQGGRELPSREAVREILEQLCGALFPMRLGPVDLREESEDFYVGHTLDAALTSLLTQARLELRYAARHGTVDVEDVDAHALSLIQGFAAALPQMRVLLDTDVLAAYHGDPAARSVDEVLLCYPGILAIIHHRLAHHLYKAGLPLLARISSELAHSATGIDIHPGAQIGPSFFIDHGTGVVIGETAIIGERVRIYQAVTLGAKRFPSDESGTLHKGLARHPIVEDDVVIYAGATILGRITIGKGSTIGGNVWLTRSVPAESNITQANLQLDCQDKQ from the coding sequence GTGAGCGAACATCCTTCCACCGGCCATTGGCAATTGCCGACCATCGTCAGCGAGCTGCGCCAGGCCCGTGACCAGTGGCGCAGCCGCAATGGGCGCTGCAGCAACAAGCAGGGCGGTCGCGAGCTGCCGTCGCGCGAGGCGGTGCGCGAGATCCTCGAACAGTTGTGCGGCGCGCTGTTTCCCATGCGCCTGGGCCCGGTGGACCTGCGCGAGGAAAGCGAAGACTTCTATGTCGGGCACACCCTGGATGCCGCGCTCACCTCGCTGCTGACCCAGGCGCGCCTGGAGCTGCGCTATGCGGCGCGGCACGGCACTGTCGACGTCGAGGATGTCGACGCCCACGCCTTGAGCCTGATCCAGGGTTTCGCTGCTGCCCTGCCGCAGATGCGCGTGCTGCTCGACACCGACGTGCTGGCGGCGTATCACGGCGACCCGGCGGCGCGCAGCGTGGATGAGGTGCTGCTGTGCTATCCCGGCATCCTGGCGATCATCCATCACCGTCTGGCGCACCACCTGTACAAAGCCGGCCTGCCGCTGCTGGCGCGGATCAGCTCGGAGCTGGCGCACTCGGCTACGGGCATCGACATTCACCCCGGCGCGCAGATCGGCCCGAGTTTCTTCATCGACCATGGCACGGGCGTGGTGATCGGCGAGACGGCGATCATCGGCGAGCGGGTGCGTATCTACCAGGCGGTGACCCTGGGCGCCAAGCGTTTCCCCAGCGACGAGTCCGGCACCCTGCACAAGGGCCTGGCGCGGCATCCGATCGTCGAGGACGACGTGGTGATCTACGCCGGTGCGACCATCCTCGGGCGCATCACCATCGGCAAGGGCTCGACCATCGGCGGTAACGTCTGGCTGACCCGCAGCGTGCCGGCCGAGAGCAATATCACCCAGGCTAATTTGCAGTTGGATTGTCAGGACAAGCAGTGA
- the tcyL gene encoding cystine ABC transporter permease, translating into MPETLQLVIDSAPFLLKGAGYTVLLSVGGMFFGLVLGFALALMRLSKMLPLDWLARLYVSFFRGTPLLVQLFVIYFGMPQIGIELDPIPASLIGLSLNMAAYICEILRAAISSIDRGQWEAAASIGMTRTQAMRRAILPQAMRTALPPLGNSFISLVKDTALAATIQVPELFRQAQLITARTFEVFTMYLAVAVIYWILCSVLAYFQNRMEARVNQHDQEH; encoded by the coding sequence ATGCCTGAGACCCTGCAACTGGTGATCGACTCCGCGCCCTTCCTGCTCAAGGGCGCGGGCTACACGGTGCTGCTCAGCGTCGGCGGTATGTTCTTCGGCCTGGTGCTGGGCTTCGCCCTGGCGCTGATGCGCCTGTCGAAGATGCTGCCGCTGGACTGGCTGGCGCGGCTCTACGTCTCGTTCTTCCGCGGCACGCCCTTGCTGGTGCAGTTGTTCGTGATCTATTTCGGCATGCCGCAGATCGGCATCGAGCTCGATCCGATCCCCGCCTCGCTGATCGGCCTGTCGCTGAACATGGCGGCGTACATCTGCGAGATCTTGCGCGCCGCCATTTCCTCCATCGACCGGGGCCAATGGGAGGCGGCGGCCAGCATCGGCATGACCCGCACCCAGGCCATGCGCCGGGCGATCCTGCCCCAGGCCATGCGCACCGCCCTGCCGCCGCTGGGCAATAGTTTCATCTCGCTGGTCAAGGACACCGCCCTGGCCGCGACCATCCAGGTGCCGGAGCTGTTCCGCCAGGCGCAGTTGATCACCGCGCGCACCTTCGAAGTGTTCACCATGTACCTGGCCGTGGCGGTGATCTACTGGATCCTCTGCAGCGTCCTGGCCTACTTCCAGAACCGCATGGAAGCGCGCGTCAACCAGCATGACCAGGAGCACTGA
- the tcyJ gene encoding cystine ABC transporter substrate-binding protein, with protein sequence MTRLTKPLLNASLALLLGAGLFNAAFAGEELKTIQEKGVINVGLEGTYPPFSFVDENGKLAGFEVELAELLAKQLGVKAKVQPTKWDGILAALESKRLDVVINQVTISEERKKKYDFSEPYTVSGIQALVLKKKAEQLNIQTAQDLAGKKVGVGLGTNYEQWVKQDVPKADVRTYEDDPSKFADLRNGRIDAILIDRLAALEYAQKAKDTQLAGAAFSRLESGVALRKGEPELLAAIDKALETLKADGTLAKLSEKYFGADVTR encoded by the coding sequence ATGACTCGACTCACCAAGCCCCTTCTGAACGCCAGCCTGGCCCTCCTGCTGGGCGCCGGCCTGTTCAATGCCGCCTTCGCCGGCGAGGAACTGAAGACCATCCAGGAAAAAGGCGTGATCAACGTCGGCCTGGAAGGCACCTACCCACCGTTCAGCTTCGTCGACGAAAACGGCAAGCTGGCGGGCTTCGAAGTGGAACTGGCCGAGCTTCTGGCCAAGCAATTGGGGGTCAAAGCCAAGGTTCAGCCGACCAAGTGGGACGGCATCCTCGCCGCGCTGGAATCCAAGCGCCTGGACGTGGTGATCAACCAGGTCACCATCTCCGAAGAACGCAAGAAGAAGTACGACTTCTCCGAGCCCTACACCGTTTCCGGCATCCAGGCGCTGGTGCTGAAGAAGAAGGCCGAGCAGTTGAACATCCAGACCGCCCAGGACCTGGCGGGCAAGAAGGTCGGCGTGGGTCTGGGCACCAACTATGAACAGTGGGTCAAGCAGGACGTGCCCAAGGCCGACGTGCGCACCTACGAAGACGATCCAAGCAAGTTCGCCGACCTGCGCAACGGCCGCATCGACGCCATCCTGATCGACCGCCTGGCGGCGCTGGAGTACGCGCAGAAGGCCAAGGACACGCAACTGGCCGGCGCCGCCTTCTCGCGCCTGGAGTCCGGCGTGGCGCTGCGCAAGGGCGAACCGGAGCTGCTCGCGGCAATCGACAAGGCCCTGGAAACGCTCAAGGCTGACGGCACGCTGGCCAAGCTGTCCGAGAAATACTTCGGTGCCGATGTCACTCGATGA
- a CDS encoding LLM class flavin-dependent oxidoreductase: MPRQILLNAFNMNCVGHINHGLWTHPRDTSTRYKDIEYWTDLARLLERGLFDGLFIADIVGTYDVYGHSLDVTLKESIQLPVNDPLLLVSAMAAVTRHLGFGLTANLTYEPPYLFARRLSTLDHLSKGRVGWNIVTGYLDSAARAMGLAQQPEHDRRYDQADEYLEVLYQLLEGSWADDAVVADRQRRVYAQPERVRKVEHHGEFYKVDGYHLCEPSPQRTPVLFQAGSSSRGLSFAGQHAECVFIGGQTHAGTRAQVDKVRAAAQAAGRDAQAIKVFMGISVIVAATEAEARAKHAEYLRHASAEAGVAHFAASTGIDFAAFDLDEPIHAGPGNAIQSANKILQDSTWTRRRLLQQHALGGRYVTLVGSPEQVAEQLIGWIDETGLDGFNLTRTVTPESYEDFIELVIPELQRRGRYKTAYADGTLRQKLFASPSAHLPADHPGSRHRFPDPVPTGALHHA; encoded by the coding sequence ATGCCCAGGCAGATCCTGCTCAACGCCTTCAACATGAACTGCGTCGGCCACATCAACCACGGCCTGTGGACCCATCCACGGGACACCTCGACCCGCTACAAGGACATCGAGTACTGGACCGACCTGGCGCGCCTGCTCGAACGCGGGCTGTTCGACGGCCTGTTCATCGCCGATATCGTCGGCACCTACGATGTCTATGGCCACTCGCTGGACGTCACGCTCAAGGAGTCGATCCAGCTACCGGTCAACGACCCGCTGCTACTGGTCTCGGCCATGGCCGCCGTGACCCGCCACCTGGGCTTCGGCCTGACCGCCAACCTCACCTACGAGCCGCCGTACCTGTTCGCCCGTCGCCTGTCCACCCTCGACCACCTGAGCAAGGGCCGCGTGGGCTGGAACATCGTCACCGGCTACCTGGACAGTGCCGCCCGCGCCATGGGCCTGGCGCAACAGCCCGAACACGACCGGCGCTACGACCAGGCCGACGAGTATCTGGAGGTGCTGTACCAGTTGCTCGAAGGGAGCTGGGCCGACGATGCGGTGGTCGCCGACCGTCAGCGGCGCGTCTATGCGCAGCCTGAACGGGTGCGCAAGGTCGAGCACCACGGCGAGTTCTACAAGGTCGACGGCTACCACCTGTGCGAGCCCTCACCGCAGCGCACGCCGGTGCTGTTCCAGGCCGGCAGTTCCAGCCGGGGCCTGAGCTTCGCCGGGCAGCATGCCGAATGCGTGTTCATCGGTGGCCAGACCCACGCCGGCACCCGCGCCCAGGTCGACAAGGTGCGCGCCGCGGCCCAGGCAGCGGGCCGCGATGCGCAGGCGATCAAGGTGTTCATGGGCATCAGCGTGATCGTTGCCGCCACCGAGGCCGAAGCGCGCGCCAAGCACGCCGAGTACCTGCGCCATGCCAGCGCCGAGGCCGGGGTGGCGCACTTCGCGGCCTCCACGGGCATCGACTTCGCCGCGTTCGACCTTGACGAGCCGATCCACGCCGGCCCGGGCAACGCCATCCAGTCGGCCAACAAGATACTTCAGGACAGCACCTGGACCCGCCGCCGTCTGTTGCAGCAGCACGCCCTGGGCGGGCGCTACGTGACCCTGGTGGGCTCGCCCGAGCAGGTCGCGGAACAATTGATCGGCTGGATCGACGAGACCGGCCTGGATGGCTTCAACCTGACCCGCACCGTCACCCCGGAAAGCTACGAAGACTTCATCGAGCTGGTGATTCCCGAGCTGCAACGTCGCGGTCGCTACAAGACCGCCTATGCCGACGGCACCTTGCGCCAGAAGCTGTTCGCCAGCCCCAGCGCGCACCTGCCGGCCGATCACCCCGGCAGCCGCCATCGCTTCCCCGACCCTGTCCCGACCGGAGCCCTGC